A window from Setaria italica strain Yugu1 chromosome VIII, Setaria_italica_v2.0, whole genome shotgun sequence encodes these proteins:
- the LOC101785337 gene encoding chalcone synthase 2 translates to MGSLMAPDASHPIGCPHEGGRATIMGIGTAVPSHEFQQKSFSDYYFEITSSNHMVDLKAKFANICEKTMIEKRHFYMSNEMLRDSPSITAYSSPSLTLRQELADVGVPELGAKAARLAISDWGKQASDITHLVASTSSSGCMPGADCELARLLGLKPSTKRFMLYQTGCHGGCTALGLSKDLAENNPGARVLVVCSEVCTLSLRGPSESHTGDLVGQAILGDAAGAVVVGSRPAADEHAMFELVLTCQETVPGTEEALVSKLREEGILYNLHRDIPLHVSSSTERLVKLMLQETLVPTLDLNDEVFWVVHPGGRGILDRIASKLGLREEKLAASRAVMRQYGNTRCSSVILVMEEMRRRSEELDRHTAGEGLDWGLLVGYGPGITVEAILLFALPDKAVNKLSVT, encoded by the exons ATGGGTTCTTTGATGGCACCCGATGCGAGTCATCCAATAGGCTGTCCTCATGAAGGTGGGAGAGCAACCATTATGGGTATAGGCACAGCTGTCCCATCGCATGAATTTCAACAGAAGTCATTCTCTGATTACTATTTTGAGATTACCAGTAGCAATCACATGGTGGATTTAAAGGCCAAGTTTGCGAACATTT GTGAGAAGACCATGATCGAGAAGCGACACTTTTACATGTCCAATGAAATGTTGAGGGACAGCCCGTCCATCACGGCATACAGCTCCCCCTCCCTCACCCTCCGACAGGAGCTCGCTGATGTCGGTGTCCCCGAGCTCGGCGCCAAGGCAGCACGCTTAGCCATAAGTGATTGGGGCAAGCAGGCCTCCGACATCACCCATCTCGTCGCCAGCACGTCAAGCAGTGGCTGCATGCCCGGTGCAGACTGTGAACTCGCCAGGCTTCTTGGGCTTAAGCCATCCACCAAGCGCTTCATGTTGTACCAGACCGGCTGCCATGGTGGCTGCACTGCACTTGGCCTTTCGAAGGACCTGGCAGAGAACAACCCTGGCGCCCGGGTCCTTGTGGTATGCTCCGAGGTCTGCACCTTGTCGCTGCGAGGCCCCTCGGAGTCGCACACCGGAGACCTTGTCGGGCAGGCGATCTTGGGTGACGCTGCGGGTGCGGTTGTCGTTGGCTCCCGCCCCGCCGCTGACGAGCACGCCATGTTCGAGCTTGTGTTGACATGCCAAGAGACCGTTCCGGGTACGGAGGAGGCATTGGTGTCCAAGCTGCGAGAGGAAGGGATACTGTACAACCTGCACCGGGACATACCCCTGCACGTGTCCAGTTCCACGGAGCGATTGGTGAAGCTTATGCTGCAGGAGACCTTGGTGCCGACGCTCGACTTGAACGATGAGGTCTTCTGGGTAGTCCACCCGGGTGGTCGGGGTATTCTTGACAGGATTGCGAGCAAGCTTGGGTTGAGGGAGGAGAAACTGGCGGCATCGAGGGCCGTGATGAGGCAGTACGGCAACACAAGGTGCTCGTCCGTCATCCTGGTCATGGAGGAGATGCGGCGGAGGTCGGAGGAGCTTGATCGGCACACGGCGGGAGAGGGCCTCGACTGGGGGTTGCTTGTCGGCTATGGCCCAGGAATCACGGTCGAAGCCATCCTCCTCTTCGCGCTGCCAGATAAAGCTGTCAACAAATTATCGGTCACATGA